A single region of the Agromyces sp. Leaf222 genome encodes:
- a CDS encoding mandelate racemase/muconate lactonizing enzyme family protein encodes MKITGYRTLTAQHHWKRSIGDANGHIPEAVTEVPIVILETDIGLEGVGIGSHADLERLFPALEGEDPRGAAALFDRMLAQVFKSGHAGATYGGVATFDAAVWDLKAKAAEEPLWRLLGGRDRFVPGYASGLDIALDDEELVAFYAEFAERGFVAGKLKGGIDFDADLRRLGILADALRGNTSRPGLMLDANESWQVKQAVRYVTALEEHVDLLWVEEPLRRWDATGHARLSNGIRAAVATGENLTGVDQFRPLFDAGAPDVVQAGAIWGVSHIHRLALAAAARDLPISPVGYNANPAVAHVMTAVPNHLTTEVQDVRFADGVLVDHEFADGGIVLSDAPGSGIRIDEALITEQRDGGGWADPAGPHMRPMRAGLRVVLDGVER; translated from the coding sequence ATGAAGATCACCGGATACCGCACGCTGACCGCCCAGCACCACTGGAAGCGCTCGATCGGCGACGCCAACGGGCACATCCCCGAGGCCGTCACCGAGGTGCCCATCGTCATCCTCGAGACCGACATCGGCCTCGAGGGCGTCGGGATCGGCTCGCACGCCGATCTCGAGCGGCTGTTCCCCGCGCTCGAGGGGGAAGATCCGCGGGGAGCAGCCGCCCTCTTCGACCGCATGCTCGCCCAGGTGTTCAAGAGCGGGCACGCCGGAGCGACCTACGGCGGCGTCGCCACCTTCGATGCCGCCGTCTGGGACCTCAAGGCGAAGGCCGCCGAAGAGCCGCTCTGGCGCCTGCTCGGCGGACGCGACCGCTTCGTGCCCGGCTACGCCTCAGGGCTGGACATCGCGCTCGACGACGAGGAGCTCGTCGCCTTCTACGCGGAGTTCGCCGAGCGCGGGTTCGTCGCGGGCAAGCTCAAGGGCGGCATCGACTTCGACGCCGACCTGCGTCGCCTCGGCATCCTCGCCGACGCCCTGCGCGGGAACACCAGCCGTCCCGGACTCATGCTCGACGCCAACGAGTCGTGGCAGGTCAAGCAGGCCGTGCGCTACGTGACCGCGCTCGAGGAGCACGTCGACCTGCTCTGGGTCGAGGAGCCGCTCCGGCGATGGGATGCCACCGGGCACGCCCGGCTCAGCAACGGCATCAGGGCCGCGGTCGCGACCGGAGAGAACCTCACCGGCGTCGACCAGTTCCGGCCCCTGTTCGACGCCGGGGCGCCCGACGTGGTGCAGGCGGGCGCGATCTGGGGCGTCTCGCACATCCACCGGCTCGCGCTCGCCGCGGCCGCCCGCGACCTGCCGATCAGCCCGGTCGGCTACAACGCCAACCCGGCGGTCGCACACGTGATGACGGCCGTGCCGAACCACCTGACGACCGAGGTGCAGGACGTGCGCTTCGCCGACGGCGTGCTCGTCGACCACGAGTTCGCCGACGGCGGCATCGTGCTGAGCGATGCGCCCGGCAGCGGCATCCGCATCGACGAGGCGCTCATCACCGAGCAGCGCGACGGCGGCGGCTGGGCCGACCCCGCCGGGCCGCACATGCGGCCGATGCGCGCGGGCCTGCGCGTCGTGCTCGACGGCGTCGAGCGCTGA
- a CDS encoding MBL fold metallo-hydrolase, which yields MELRPGLHRIQAPLGERFVALYLLEGDDAALLVDTGVRESVTDTLLPYLDAAGIPREKLRWAVDTHCDFDHTGGNGALKAAIPGVQIVAHELDAPLVEDVQRLIDERYGEFRDTDGFDDPPETTAYLRSVSDLVPVDVRVSGGEEFDLGGRRVRVLHVPGHSPGHVAIHDAENRALLIGDATLGTTVPFADGRAAFPPTYRDVDPYVESLRAFRALDADLLLTAHYPVYEGDGVAAFLDGSEAYTQRIDEVVSALLAERTEPATTLELVRAAGAELGPWGPDALDYAVFPVTGNLERLERRGLATSAIEADGRRTWRWVR from the coding sequence ATGGAACTCCGACCCGGCCTGCACCGGATCCAGGCCCCGCTCGGCGAGCGCTTCGTCGCGCTCTACCTGCTCGAGGGCGACGACGCCGCCCTGCTCGTGGACACCGGGGTGCGTGAGAGCGTCACCGACACGTTGCTGCCGTACCTCGATGCCGCCGGCATCCCGCGCGAGAAGCTGCGGTGGGCGGTCGACACGCACTGCGACTTCGACCACACGGGCGGCAACGGCGCGCTGAAGGCGGCGATCCCCGGCGTGCAGATCGTCGCGCACGAGCTCGACGCCCCGCTCGTCGAAGACGTGCAGCGACTCATCGACGAGCGCTACGGCGAGTTCCGCGACACCGACGGGTTCGACGACCCGCCCGAGACGACGGCGTACCTGCGGAGCGTCTCCGACCTCGTGCCGGTCGACGTGCGCGTCTCCGGCGGCGAGGAGTTCGACCTCGGCGGACGCCGCGTGCGCGTGCTCCACGTGCCGGGCCACAGCCCGGGCCACGTCGCCATCCACGACGCCGAGAACCGTGCGCTGCTCATCGGCGACGCCACGCTCGGCACGACCGTGCCCTTCGCCGACGGCCGCGCCGCGTTCCCGCCGACCTACCGCGACGTCGATCCGTACGTCGAGAGCCTGCGGGCGTTCCGCGCGCTCGACGCCGACCTGCTGCTCACCGCGCACTACCCGGTCTACGAGGGCGACGGCGTCGCCGCCTTCCTCGACGGGAGCGAGGCCTACACGCAGCGCATCGACGAGGTCGTCTCCGCGCTGCTCGCCGAGCGCACGGAGCCGGCGACCACCCTCGAGCTCGTGCGCGCCGCGGGCGCCGAGCTCGGCCCATGGGGCCCGGATGCGCTCGACTACGCCGTGTTCCCCGTGACGGGCAACCTCGAGCGGCTCGAACGACGCGGACTCGCGACATCCGCCATCGAAGCCGACGGACGACGCACCTGGCGGTGGGTTCGATGA